In the genome of Candidatus Abyssobacteria bacterium SURF_5, one region contains:
- a CDS encoding sigma-54-dependent Fis family transcriptional regulator, which produces MTSESKILLVDDEKSARYGMRRALASFASRILEAGNGVEAMEIAQKENPDLVIMDVAMPEMDGLEALQRLRQLQRAPVVIIVTAHGSEKIAVEAMKKGAYDYIAKPYEVDELRLTARRALEKISLECENRRLAEELKRHESYGEIIGASKPMQEVFDRIGKVCQTDAAVLIEGESGTGKELVAREIHRRSHRSDGPFIIMNCAALPENLIESELFGHEKGAFTGATAQRRGKFEVAHGGTLFLDEIGDMSVNTQAKVLRVLQEQKFERLGGEKTISVDVRIISATNKDLASATRDGVFREDLYYRLKVISICLPTLRERTDDIAALADHFVKMYSVKHKKMILSLDSEAIRDLLAYHWPGNVRELRNSIESAVVLTNSEIIRRDDLPPEIRRQPGDDFSRALLLDTDLPFREWKKKMVESAERRYFLRKLEENDRNISRTARAIDMLRQSLQQKLRELNIDVRELQD; this is translated from the coding sequence ATGACATCGGAATCGAAAATCCTCCTCGTGGATGACGAGAAATCCGCCCGCTACGGGATGCGGCGCGCCCTTGCCAGCTTTGCGAGCCGCATACTGGAGGCTGGGAATGGAGTAGAGGCCATGGAGATTGCGCAGAAGGAAAATCCCGACCTGGTAATCATGGACGTTGCGATGCCGGAGATGGACGGTCTCGAGGCACTGCAGAGACTTCGCCAGCTTCAGCGTGCGCCGGTGGTTATTATCGTTACCGCTCACGGTTCTGAGAAAATTGCGGTCGAGGCAATGAAAAAAGGGGCGTACGACTACATTGCGAAGCCGTATGAGGTCGATGAACTGCGCCTGACGGCGCGAAGAGCGCTTGAGAAAATCTCGCTCGAGTGCGAGAACCGCCGACTGGCTGAAGAATTGAAGCGGCACGAATCCTACGGAGAGATAATTGGCGCCAGCAAGCCGATGCAGGAGGTATTCGATCGCATCGGAAAGGTGTGCCAGACCGACGCCGCTGTCCTTATCGAGGGCGAGAGCGGCACGGGCAAGGAACTGGTCGCCCGCGAGATTCACCGGCGGAGTCATCGAAGCGATGGGCCATTCATCATCATGAACTGCGCTGCATTGCCTGAGAACCTGATCGAGAGCGAATTATTCGGCCATGAAAAAGGGGCATTTACGGGCGCAACGGCTCAAAGGAGGGGGAAGTTCGAAGTCGCCCACGGCGGCACGCTTTTTCTCGATGAAATCGGTGATATGAGCGTCAACACGCAGGCAAAAGTACTCAGAGTGCTCCAAGAACAAAAATTCGAGCGGCTGGGAGGAGAGAAGACCATCAGCGTCGACGTGCGCATCATCAGCGCCACGAACAAGGACCTTGCCTCGGCAACGCGGGACGGCGTCTTTCGTGAGGACCTGTACTACCGGCTGAAGGTGATCAGCATCTGTCTGCCGACGCTGAGAGAGCGAACTGATGACATTGCCGCGCTGGCCGATCACTTCGTCAAAATGTACAGCGTCAAACACAAAAAGATGATCTTGAGCCTCGACTCTGAGGCGATCAGAGATCTGCTCGCCTACCATTGGCCCGGCAATGTGCGTGAATTGCGGAACTCGATCGAAAGCGCCGTTGTCCTGACAAACAGCGAGATCATCAGGCGGGATGACCTGCCCCCGGAGATCCGCCGGCAACCGGGCGACGACTTCTCTCGAGCTCTCCTGCTCGATACCGACCTGCCATTCCGCGAGTGGAAGAAGAAAATGGTCGAGTCGGCGGAGCGCCGGTACTTCCTCCGCAAGCTGGAGGAGAACGATCGCAATATCAGCCGGACCGCTCGCGCGATTGACATGCTGCGCCAAAGTCTCCAGCAGAAGCTGCGGGAATTGAATATAGACGTGCGGGAACTGCAGGATTAG
- a CDS encoding PilZ domain-containing protein, producing the protein MSECSAQIRQSCAGQERRHAPRRDAVYPVRLKSTHYTDDAPEWFFRTKNVSANGLLLDSADVFTPGAEVAVSIAIPLGPDASFPSAQLDAPAVIVRSEPLDQEQNEGYSRRIALRFLVKPMVTTGVSMFD; encoded by the coding sequence GTGTCGGAGTGTAGCGCTCAAATAAGACAATCGTGCGCCGGGCAAGAAAGAAGGCATGCGCCTCGCCGGGACGCCGTATATCCCGTTCGGCTCAAGAGCACCCATTATACTGACGATGCGCCCGAATGGTTTTTTCGCACGAAGAATGTATCCGCCAATGGTCTTCTCCTCGATTCGGCCGACGTATTCACACCGGGAGCCGAAGTGGCCGTCTCGATCGCCATCCCGCTTGGCCCCGATGCGTCTTTCCCGTCGGCCCAACTCGATGCCCCTGCCGTCATCGTGCGGTCGGAGCCGCTCGATCAAGAACAGAACGAAGGATATTCCCGCCGAATTGCGCTGCGATTTCTTGTAAAGCCGATGGTTACGACCGGCGTATCCATGTTTGATTGA
- a CDS encoding PilZ domain-containing protein, translating to MASHMKESEAKRTHRDINRYHCPPFFEARVCGATLIEEQAKVEDISIRGLSIRTCCEFSPGSDVEIELKSNYLHPVKLQARVRWVAPVEGSGSSRLVGCSIRKVGVIEWFRYMRVLSHLKKELW from the coding sequence ATGGCATCACATATGAAGGAATCCGAAGCAAAAAGAACTCATCGGGACATTAACAGGTATCATTGCCCTCCATTTTTCGAGGCCCGCGTTTGCGGAGCGACTCTTATCGAAGAGCAAGCGAAAGTGGAAGATATCAGTATTCGCGGCCTGAGCATTCGGACCTGTTGCGAGTTCAGCCCCGGCAGCGATGTCGAAATAGAACTTAAAAGCAATTACCTTCATCCCGTCAAGTTGCAGGCGCGCGTGAGATGGGTTGCTCCCGTTGAAGGGAGTGGCTCATCTCGATTGGTGGGATGCTCCATTCGCAAGGTCGGGGTGATCGAGTGGTTTCGCTACATGAGGGTTCTGTCTCATCTCAAGAAGGAGTTGTGGTAA
- a CDS encoding DUF4900 domain-containing protein codes for MARNMLLVNSDHATRRGIMISQKASRCFPGGAVAGDPRGFLLISLAMVLFVAAVFVSVAATRTIQDKQSTAIRAENVESFYAAQAGEHAMKAAIRRDALARFSGFQAGWPGTGPILSNPESFFADHVTLPGVQLPNSACFEQVEADLAFVSQEITPIRQVYNFQYTITSRGTNPDSADRLMRIVSTGNFQIQVDRQSFANYALFTDKHTLTSGTRVWFTTNTNFSGRVHTNDRFAFAYNPTFSNGLVSSVADDAYYYNNGNPKLLAADHNAPKDVPVFGEGFERGADEIDLPPNAFDQLEASVGGSAADNDELRTRLGLPPDAAPPPDGIYVPNDGASLTGGIYVQGTAADVLVYVDGGGNQCYNISHSNGSTSNIVVDAANNLTTVNSITYTGTPNGALYVAGDIESLGGPSRTGEGEIPPAIESETAASVFAEGDVVITRDLAYEDNPLTTPDAENVFGVFSPGGDIRIGATAPDDVVIHGTLMTSAPNGVVQVDGYSSGEPRGTATILGGVISSYYGAFGTFNGSGHATGYARNFIYDMRLNGGLAPPFFPTTSLFLPAGLGMNQVQWISQGQYIPGYSESFELPSDEPDFNPDFS; via the coding sequence ATGGCGCGGAATATGCTATTGGTAAACTCCGATCATGCAACAAGGAGGGGAATCATGATCTCACAAAAGGCATCCCGCTGTTTCCCCGGTGGAGCTGTTGCGGGCGACCCGCGCGGATTCTTGCTGATTTCGCTGGCAATGGTTCTTTTTGTTGCGGCGGTTTTCGTTTCCGTCGCAGCCACAAGGACCATTCAGGATAAACAATCGACGGCGATCCGGGCGGAAAACGTCGAATCGTTTTATGCGGCACAGGCGGGCGAGCACGCCATGAAGGCAGCCATCAGGCGGGATGCGCTTGCGCGTTTTTCCGGTTTTCAGGCCGGCTGGCCCGGTACGGGTCCGATACTCTCGAATCCGGAGAGTTTTTTTGCCGACCATGTGACATTGCCGGGAGTGCAACTGCCGAACAGTGCCTGCTTTGAGCAAGTAGAAGCCGATCTTGCATTCGTGAGCCAGGAGATTACGCCGATCCGGCAGGTTTACAATTTCCAATACACGATCACTTCCCGCGGCACCAATCCGGACTCTGCCGACCGTTTGATGCGGATAGTCTCGACCGGCAATTTCCAGATACAAGTTGACCGGCAGAGCTTTGCAAACTACGCCCTGTTCACCGATAAACATACCCTCACCAGCGGCACACGCGTATGGTTCACGACGAACACGAATTTCAGCGGTCGTGTACATACCAACGACCGGTTCGCGTTTGCGTATAACCCGACCTTCTCGAACGGGCTGGTCTCCAGCGTCGCCGACGACGCGTATTACTACAACAATGGCAATCCGAAACTGCTTGCTGCCGACCACAACGCGCCCAAGGACGTGCCGGTATTCGGCGAAGGCTTCGAGCGTGGGGCCGATGAGATAGATTTGCCGCCCAATGCCTTCGACCAGCTTGAAGCTTCGGTCGGCGGGTCGGCCGCGGACAATGATGAACTGCGCACAAGGCTCGGGCTTCCGCCCGACGCCGCTCCCCCGCCGGATGGCATCTATGTGCCCAACGACGGCGCCTCGCTGACCGGCGGCATCTATGTTCAAGGAACTGCTGCGGATGTTCTTGTGTATGTCGATGGCGGCGGGAATCAATGCTACAACATTTCGCACTCGAACGGGTCCACCTCGAATATCGTGGTTGATGCCGCAAATAACCTCACCACGGTCAATTCCATAACGTATACGGGGACACCCAATGGAGCTCTGTACGTGGCGGGAGACATCGAGTCTCTCGGTGGTCCCTCAAGGACAGGTGAGGGAGAAATCCCGCCTGCAATCGAATCGGAGACGGCGGCGAGTGTTTTTGCGGAGGGCGATGTAGTCATAACGCGCGATCTCGCATACGAGGATAATCCGCTCACCACGCCGGACGCCGAGAACGTGTTCGGCGTATTCAGTCCCGGCGGCGACATCAGGATTGGCGCCACCGCACCCGATGACGTCGTCATTCACGGCACTCTGATGACCTCCGCTCCCAACGGAGTCGTCCAGGTTGACGGCTATTCCTCCGGAGAGCCGCGGGGGACCGCGACGATTCTGGGTGGAGTGATCTCCAGCTATTACGGCGCCTTCGGCACGTTCAACGGCAGCGGCCATGCGACAGGGTACGCGAGGAACTTCATTTACGACATGCGCCTCAACGGAGGACTTGCGCCGCCTTTCTTCCCGACAACTTCGTTATTCCTGCCGGCAGGGCTGGGCATGAACCAGGTCCAATGGATTTCGCAAGGACAATATATTCCCGGCTATTCCGAGTCTTTTGAACTCCCTTCGGACGAGCCGGATTTCAATCCTGATTTTTCATGA
- a CDS encoding FHA domain-containing protein has product MAILTLVFGRDILGTFDVNRNKMIIGRADDCDIVIDNLAVSRHHAIIEKNDGSVLINDLDSNNGTFINGQKIIGSTALNFGDEIGIGKHVLVFDSHAKKRKPLDAPIKEALPDMDSPERGTMLVEPKSMEKIQKKVSASRKAHLRLKNGHNDVLIRLDKADLFFGKASECDVKIGGFFCSRKHAAIKRVENGYQVINFAVLSPTRLNGTRVQSAFLCDGDEIKMGGNTFLFHSDQ; this is encoded by the coding sequence ATGGCGATCCTGACGCTCGTATTTGGTCGCGATATTTTGGGAACATTTGACGTAAATCGGAACAAGATGATCATTGGACGCGCGGACGATTGTGATATCGTTATCGATAATCTTGCGGTTTCACGCCATCATGCAATCATCGAAAAGAATGACGGCTCCGTCCTGATCAATGACCTGGACAGCAACAACGGCACGTTTATCAACGGGCAAAAGATCATCGGGTCAACCGCCCTCAACTTCGGTGATGAGATCGGGATCGGCAAGCACGTTCTTGTTTTCGATAGCCATGCGAAGAAAAGGAAGCCGCTGGATGCACCCATAAAAGAGGCTCTTCCTGATATGGATTCTCCAGAGCGAGGCACCATGTTGGTCGAACCGAAGAGCATGGAGAAGATTCAGAAGAAGGTGAGCGCCAGTCGCAAGGCGCATCTTCGCTTGAAAAACGGGCATAATGATGTACTGATTCGGCTCGATAAAGCAGATCTTTTCTTCGGCAAGGCATCTGAGTGCGATGTAAAAATAGGCGGTTTCTTCTGTTCTCGCAAACACGCTGCAATTAAACGCGTGGAAAACGGTTATCAGGTGATAAATTTCGCAGTGCTCTCTCCGACTCGGCTTAACGGGACACGGGTTCAATCGGCTTTCCTTTGTGACGGCGATGAAATCAAAATGGGCGGAAACACGTTCCTGTTTCATTCCGACCAGTAG